CGATCCGCCATGCATTGAAAACGCGGCGATGGGAATTTGTATTCGAACTGGTATTCATCGCCTGTGTCGGGTTTGCATTCTGGCCGCTCACCCAGTGGTTATTCGACAAAAGTTTTGGGCACGAACAATTCCTGCATTCGTTGTTAGTAATACTGGTAGCCGCTTACTTCATACTCTTTCGTGGCAAAGGCAGAACCAAATGGGTATTAAAAATAGACCTATCAACTATTACGCTTTTTGGAGGTTCGCTAGTACTCCTGTTAGTTGGAAGCGTGGTCCTGCCGCAAATCCTGGTGCCTTTGGCCCTTAGTCTGGCAATGACAGCAGGAGCCAGCTATCTGTTGGGCAAAGTAGCTTTGAAACGAGGCTACCCATTCTTTGTAGTGTTTTACCTCTACATGGTGTTGATCGTCTTTTATCCAGTTCTTGATTTCCCACTACGCGAATACGCAGCCCGTTATTCTGCATGGATATTGGATGTCCTCCATCTTGGTCCCGAAATATTACTTAGAACACAACCCGAGCCGTCATTGATCCTGTTAGTCCAAGGGAGAACCTTTGTGGTAGAACCAGAGTGCAATGGTTTTGGCCTGATAAGTGCGAGTTTGCTATTGAGCATTTTGTTAACGTTTAAATCGCGCGACTTCTGGTGGACAAAATCCCTGGGAATAATAAGCGCTCTTTTTCTCGGAAGCTTGGGAAATCTTTTAAGAATAGTTACGATCATAATATTGGCTCCTTTAGTACCCAACCACTACGATTTCATGCATGAGACAGTCGGTCTCCTGGCCTTTTTCTTTGTCTTGTTGTTGATTGGTTGGCTTCTTTGGAAAAGACCAGCGCTACCAGTTAATGCGTAAAAGCGTGGCAAAGCGCGACTCCGGCTGCATCCGCTTCATCAAAAGCCAACGCATCGCCCAATGCTAAAATTTGTTTCACCGTTTGGGCAACCTGATGCTTACTCGCACGGCCGTAACCAACCACCGCTTGTTTTACCCGAAGTGGTGGATATTCGAAAACGGGTCTTTCCAAAACGGCCGCCGCTGCAATGGCAGCCCCACGAGCGGCACCCAGGATTTGGGCGGTCTGGACATTTTGCACAAAAATGGTCTGCTCAAGAGCAACGAAATCGGCATTAAAGTCCTCAATCAAACTACTCACCGATTTATAAATCTCGGCCAGGCACTCAGCCAAGGTTGCCTTGGCTTTCATGGTGACAGTCAGGCTTTTCAATAAACGATAGTTCCCGGACCTGACTTCAAGAATCGCAAGACCCGTACCGCGTAAACTGGGATCAATCCCCAGAATAACACCTTCCACTTTTTTTCTCCCGACCTGAGCACGTTCAGCACCAGTCGATTGAGGCAGATTTCCTGCGAGCTTCATTGCCCATAATTTCCGGGAAGATGGTTTTGCCATGATAAGTTTTAGAGATGTTCCAACCAGGAAATGAAGAGCCTAGGCGAGCATCCACTGTTTGAATAGTTAAAAAATAAGCCTGAGACTTGCGAGCACGGTTACGACTAATGCGAATATCTCAAACGCTTTTTGAGGAATTCTCATAACAAGATTCCTCCCCACAAAGACGCCTAAAACCACAAATGGAGCTAGTTTTAAATCCAGAATTATTACCTCGTAATTAATCAATCCACTTGACCAAAGAAAGGGGATCTTAAAGAGATTTAAAAACAAGAAAAACCAAGCACCTGTCCCGAGCATTTGAAGTTTTTCTAACTCAACCGCCAGAAAGAATAGCAGCATTATTGGAGCCGCAGCATTGGCTACCGTTGAGGTAAATCCACCTAAAAAACCGACTACGCCTAGTATCGCCCAATGATTGGGGATCGGACTGGGCTGTTTCTCATTTCTTAAATAATATTTCCTCACCAGATGAACAACCATCAAACCAATGAGGCAGATTCCAATCATCCGTCCAACCTGGTCCTCATCTAGAATATCGAGGAGTTGCCATCCCACAAGCACACCGCCAATCGTCCAGGGAATGATGGGAATAAGGTATTTCCATACAGCATACCGACGATAAAGGTAAAACGCACCCCAATCCCCAACAACCAGAAGGAGAAGAATGATTCCAACACTTAACTTGGGTGGAAAGATGATTGCGAAAACCGCAATGGTGATGTTGTTGACACCCATAACCCCGCCTTTGGCAAGCCCCAGAATAATAGCACCCACAATCGCCCAAATAAATATATGCGTATCCAGGGATTCCATAGGTACGATTTAGATTCCTAAATGGTCAAAGGTTGACACGAGAGAACACATCAGGAATGCGGAAAGAATTCTCCATCTGAAACATCAAACAATTGCCAACTGCCCCGAGTATTCATCGAGGGAACTTCTGTTCCACTCCCAATTACCTGGACAAGATTTCCCACCGCTTTCCAAAAGTTTTCTTTCCGGTCCTTATCCAATTCCCCCAAAACATCATCCGCCAACAACACAGGAAGAATTCCACGTGCTTCATGCAAGTACTGGAGCTGGGCAATTTTCAAACTGATTATCATACTTCTTTGCTGACCCTCAGACGCGTAATCCCGGGCTTTTCTTGACTCCAGTCGAATCGTCAGTTCATCGCGATGAGGACCTTGTTGAGTTGATTTTAGAAGGCGATCACGCTGGCGGTTCTTTATAAAAAGATTCAAAAATTGGTCCTCAGTGGCAGCATCCGAATCCGGATGATATAACAGCTCCGGAAACTCTTCATCGGGTGAGACTATTTTGTAAACGCTTTTCAAATGTTGCTCAAGTTTAGGAACTTGGGAGGCACGCAAACCGCGAAGCAAGGTTGCTTTCTCGGCAAGCATCTTTTCAAAGACCTTCATTTCTGAGGGAGAGCCCGGCACCTTTAGTAACGAGTTTCGCTCCTGAAGTAATTTGTGATAGTTACCCAGGACATCGTAATACGCAGGATCGCCAGAAGACAGCACCAAGTCCAACCATTGTCTACGAGTGCCCGGCGAACCACGAAGTAGCTGGATATCTTGAGAACTGAGAACCACGATGGGAAATCTCCCTATAAAGTCACGGAAACGAGTCACTTTTTCTCCATCGACAATTACTTCTTTGCCTTTTCGTTTCAGGGTCACCGAGACCTCCGTTTTTCCAAAACGCTCATCTTCAAGATCGAAAATCAACCTGGACTCGGTATGGCCCTGGAAAAGCAAAGTGCTTAATTCATGGGTACGAAATGATCGAAGCGCTGAAAGAAGCCCGGTTGCCTCGAGAAGATTCGTTTTCCCTTGAGCATTTTTCCCGACAAAAAACTGGGTAAGCCCGGAGAGCGAAATATCAACAAAGGCGATGTTGCGATAGTTTTGTAGCCTAATGCGAGTGATTTGCATAGGAGCTAAATCGAAATAACATCGCTACTACCGGAATTAGCCGGATTCTGCAAAAATCCCCAAACAGCGACAAATGCGTGGGCCAACGCAGTCCAATCAGACTCAGTTGAATTCGTCCAGGAACTTACACGAATCGACCGATGGCCTGAATCGGCCGGGTAACCCAGGGCATTTAACACATCAGACGAATCGGCTTTACCGGTGGCACATGCTGAGCCTGTCGATACCTGAAACCCCAGAACATCGAGCTTCCGAACCCAACGAAGATTCTCATGCATAGGCACAATCAGGAAAGAGGTATTAGGGGCGCGAATCGCATTCTTCCCGATAAAGGAGATGCCAGGAATCTCAACACTCAGTGTTTTTTCAAATTGATCCCTATAGGTTTGTTGAAGCTGCATCATCGGCAACTCGCTTTCTGAAGATTCCAAGGCAGTAACCATGGCCAAAATCGAGGACACATTTTCAGTTCCTCCCCGTTTGCCGGACTCCTGCCCACCTCCAAGTTGAGATGAAAAACCGTGGCACTTATTTGAAAGAGCAAGAAACCCTACTCCTTTGGGGCCACCGAACTTATGAGCACATCCCACAAGGAAATCGCATTGATCAAAGGCCTTGACAGGAAATTTCCCAAACCATTGTGAGGCGTCGCAGTGAAAATAAATACCCTCCCTTTGACAACGCTGCGCAATTTCCTCA
This portion of the Verrucomicrobiota bacterium genome encodes:
- a CDS encoding archaeosortase/exosortase family protein, which gives rise to MSLIETIRHALKTRRWEFVFELVFIACVGFAFWPLTQWLFDKSFGHEQFLHSLLVILVAAYFILFRGKGRTKWVLKIDLSTITLFGGSLVLLLVGSVVLPQILVPLALSLAMTAGASYLLGKVALKRGYPFFVVFYLYMVLIVFYPVLDFPLREYAARYSAWILDVLHLGPEILLRTQPEPSLILLVQGRTFVVEPECNGFGLISASLLLSILLTFKSRDFWWTKSLGIISALFLGSLGNLLRIVTIIILAPLVPNHYDFMHETVGLLAFFFVLLLIGWLLWKRPALPVNA
- the ruvC gene encoding crossover junction endodeoxyribonuclease RuvC, with product MAKPSSRKLWAMKLAGNLPQSTGAERAQVGRKKVEGVILGIDPSLRGTGLAILEVRSGNYRLLKSLTVTMKAKATLAECLAEIYKSVSSLIEDFNADFVALEQTIFVQNVQTAQILGAARGAAIAAAAVLERPVFEYPPLRVKQAVVGYGRASKHQVAQTVKQILALGDALAFDEADAAGVALCHAFTH
- a CDS encoding sulfite exporter TauE/SafE family protein gives rise to the protein MESLDTHIFIWAIVGAIILGLAKGGVMGVNNITIAVFAIIFPPKLSVGIILLLLVVGDWGAFYLYRRYAVWKYLIPIIPWTIGGVLVGWQLLDILDEDQVGRMIGICLIGLMVVHLVRKYYLRNEKQPSPIPNHWAILGVVGFLGGFTSTVANAAAPIMLLFFLAVELEKLQMLGTGAWFFLFLNLFKIPFLWSSGLINYEVIILDLKLAPFVVLGVFVGRNLVMRIPQKAFEIFALVVTVLASLRLIF
- the recF gene encoding DNA replication and repair protein RecF (All proteins in this family for which functions are known are DNA-binding proteins that assist the filamentation of RecA onto DNA for the initiation of recombination or recombinational repair.), whose product is MQITRIRLQNYRNIAFVDISLSGLTQFFVGKNAQGKTNLLEATGLLSALRSFRTHELSTLLFQGHTESRLIFDLEDERFGKTEVSVTLKRKGKEVIVDGEKVTRFRDFIGRFPIVVLSSQDIQLLRGSPGTRRQWLDLVLSSGDPAYYDVLGNYHKLLQERNSLLKVPGSPSEMKVFEKMLAEKATLLRGLRASQVPKLEQHLKSVYKIVSPDEEFPELLYHPDSDAATEDQFLNLFIKNRQRDRLLKSTQQGPHRDELTIRLESRKARDYASEGQQRSMIISLKIAQLQYLHEARGILPVLLADDVLGELDKDRKENFWKAVGNLVQVIGSGTEVPSMNTRGSWQLFDVSDGEFFPHS
- a CDS encoding aminotransferase class V-fold PLP-dependent enzyme, which translates into the protein MAYFDNNATTPLNVTARDVLINALDNQWSNPSSPYQQSARVHNALAAARESLALRLKKTSADTVFTGGATEANNSVIQFMFQTLADDQQMLLSPFEHPSVAQSARYHFGNRLHLIRSNPDGVVDLEHFDELLESCNIGAVSIMAVNNETGVVQPIEEIAQRCQREGIYFHCDASQWFGKFPVKAFDQCDFLVGCAHKFGGPKGVGFLALSNKCHGFSSQLGGGQESGKRGGTENVSSILAMVTALESSESELPMMQLQQTYRDQFEKTLSVEIPGISFIGKNAIRAPNTSFLIVPMHENLRWVRKLDVLGFQVSTGSACATGKADSSDVLNALGYPADSGHRSIRVSSWTNSTESDWTALAHAFVAVWGFLQNPANSGSSDVISI